From Streptomyces yatensis, one genomic window encodes:
- a CDS encoding CTP synthase, with translation MTTKHLFVTGGVASSLGKGLTASSLGALLKARGLRVTMQKLDPYLNVDPGTMNPFQHGEVFVTNDGAETDLDIGHYERFLDVDLDGSANVTTGQVYSTVIAKERRGEYLGDTVQVIPHITNEIKHRIRRMATDDVDVVITEVGGTVGDIESLPFLEAVRQVRHEVGRDNVFVVHISLLPYIGPSGELKTKPTQHSVAALRNIGIQPDAIVLRADREVPTSIKRKVSLMCDVDDAAVVAAIDAKSIYDIPKVLHSEGLDAYVVRKLDLPFRDVDWTQWDDLLRRVHQPDHEVTVALVGKYIDLPDAYLSVTEALRAGGFANNARVKIKWVTSDDCKTAAGARDQLDGVDAVCIPGGFGDRGVIGKVGAITYARENKLPLLGLCLGLQCIVIEAARNLAGIEGANSTEFEPATTDPVISTMAEQLDIVAGEGDMGGTMRLGMYPAKLAEGSIVREVYDNQPYVEERHRHRYEVNNSYRGELEKKAGIVFSGTSPDNKLVEYVEYPREVHPYLVGTQAHPELRSRPTRPHPLFAGLVKAAVERQTAGQTRTAGA, from the coding sequence ATGACGACCAAGCACCTCTTCGTCACCGGGGGTGTCGCCTCCTCACTCGGCAAGGGTCTTACCGCCTCCAGTCTGGGGGCCCTGCTGAAGGCGCGCGGTCTGCGCGTCACCATGCAGAAGCTCGATCCGTATCTGAACGTCGACCCGGGCACGATGAACCCCTTCCAGCACGGTGAGGTGTTCGTCACCAACGACGGCGCCGAGACCGACCTGGACATCGGCCACTACGAGCGCTTCCTCGACGTCGACCTCGACGGCTCGGCCAATGTGACCACCGGACAGGTGTATTCCACCGTAATCGCCAAGGAGCGGCGCGGTGAGTACCTCGGTGACACCGTGCAGGTCATCCCGCACATCACCAACGAGATCAAGCACCGCATCCGGCGCATGGCCACCGATGACGTGGACGTCGTCATCACCGAGGTCGGCGGCACCGTCGGCGACATCGAGTCGCTGCCCTTCCTGGAGGCCGTCCGCCAGGTCCGGCACGAGGTCGGCCGGGACAACGTCTTCGTGGTGCACATCTCGCTGCTGCCCTACATCGGCCCGTCCGGTGAGCTGAAGACCAAGCCCACCCAGCACTCGGTGGCCGCACTGCGCAATATCGGTATCCAGCCGGACGCGATCGTGCTGCGAGCCGACCGCGAGGTCCCGACCTCCATCAAGCGCAAGGTCTCGCTGATGTGTGACGTGGACGACGCGGCCGTGGTCGCCGCCATCGACGCCAAGTCGATCTACGACATCCCCAAGGTGCTGCACTCCGAGGGCCTGGACGCCTATGTCGTCCGCAAGCTGGACCTGCCCTTCCGCGACGTGGACTGGACCCAGTGGGACGACCTGCTGCGGCGGGTCCACCAGCCCGACCACGAGGTCACCGTGGCGCTGGTCGGCAAGTACATCGACCTGCCCGACGCCTACCTCTCGGTCACCGAGGCGCTGCGCGCCGGCGGCTTCGCCAACAACGCCCGCGTCAAGATCAAGTGGGTCACCTCCGACGACTGCAAGACGGCCGCCGGTGCCCGGGACCAGCTCGACGGCGTGGACGCGGTCTGCATCCCCGGCGGCTTCGGCGACCGCGGAGTGATCGGTAAGGTCGGCGCGATCACCTACGCCCGGGAGAACAAGCTCCCGCTGCTGGGTCTCTGCCTCGGCCTGCAGTGCATCGTCATCGAGGCCGCGCGCAACCTCGCGGGCATCGAGGGCGCCAACTCCACCGAGTTCGAGCCCGCCACCACCGACCCGGTGATCTCCACCATGGCCGAGCAGCTCGACATCGTCGCGGGCGAGGGCGACATGGGCGGCACCATGCGGCTGGGCATGTACCCGGCCAAGCTGGCCGAGGGCTCGATCGTCCGCGAGGTCTACGACAACCAGCCGTACGTCGAGGAGCGCCACCGCCACCGCTACGAGGTCAACAACTCCTACCGCGGTGAGCTGGAGAAGAAGGCCGGGATCGTCTTCTCCGGCACCTCTCCGGACAACAAGCTCGTCGAGTACGTGGAGTACCCGCGCGAGGTCCACCCCTATCTGGTCGGCACCCAGGCGCACCCCGAGCTGCGCTCCCGCCCGACCCGTCCGCACCCGCTCTTCGCGGGCCTGGTGAAGGCGGCGGTCGAGCGACAGACCGCTGGTCAGACGCGTACCGCCGGGGCCTGA
- a CDS encoding NUDIX domain-containing protein: protein MRIQDTPEEWPVTATATPFTGNKTSVRTDEVEMPDGSRVNRDYQVHPGSVAILALDEDGRVIVLRQYRHPVRQRLWEIPAGLLDVPGENPLHAAQRELYEEAHVKAEDWRVLVDVYTSPGGSDEAVRIFLAREISAAEGERFEVSEEEADMELARVSLEELVRGVLAGELHNTCLAVGALALQAALSGDGIDALRPADAPWPARPFAA, encoded by the coding sequence ATGCGTATCCAGGACACCCCCGAGGAATGGCCGGTCACCGCCACCGCCACGCCGTTCACCGGCAACAAGACGAGCGTGCGCACCGACGAGGTGGAGATGCCCGACGGCAGCCGGGTCAACCGCGACTACCAGGTCCACCCCGGCTCCGTCGCCATCCTCGCCCTGGACGAGGACGGCCGTGTGATCGTGCTGCGGCAGTACCGGCACCCGGTCCGCCAGCGGCTGTGGGAGATCCCCGCCGGTCTCCTCGACGTCCCGGGTGAGAACCCGCTGCACGCCGCCCAGCGGGAGTTGTACGAGGAGGCGCACGTCAAGGCCGAGGACTGGCGCGTCCTCGTCGACGTCTACACCTCGCCCGGCGGCTCCGACGAGGCCGTACGGATCTTCCTGGCCCGGGAGATCTCCGCGGCCGAGGGCGAGCGGTTCGAGGTCTCCGAGGAGGAGGCCGACATGGAGCTGGCCCGGGTGTCCCTGGAGGAGCTGGTGCGCGGCGTGCTCGCGGGGGAGCTGCACAACACCTGCCTCGCGGTGGGTGCGCTGGCGCTGCAGGCCGCGCTCTCCGGCGACGGCATCGACGCCCTTCGCCCGGCCGACGCGCCCTGGCCGGCCCGCCCCTTCGCGGCGTAG